Proteins co-encoded in one Malus domestica chromosome 09, GDT2T_hap1 genomic window:
- the LOC103444298 gene encoding uncharacterized protein, whose protein sequence is MSSTPAMALHVSWYDFVCFAIVGVSFLAASWVIWRKEGASERFEDSTMYESLLVSRPDSHVFVSALPRGHVSTSQLWTSCWKGLHPGWLFAFRFVSFLALAGFLAWDLVEWDASIFIYYTEWTFTLVMIYFALGTLVSGYGCWLSLNKPPTENGTRSEALRRDVEENNGTVNTHRRNGIKSTIKLQSQYAQEEIQKRTGYWGYLMQIAFQTCAGAVVLTDVVFWCIILPFLSNAHLGLNTLMCCMHMLNAAFLLLDTILNSLPFPWFRLSYFVLWSCIYIAFQWVIHALGFPWWPYPFLELNTPWAPLWYFCGAVAHIPCYGIFAVIIKAKYSLLPKLFPHAFVRPY, encoded by the exons ATGTCTTCGACTCCGGCAATGGCGCTGCATGTTTCCTGGTACGACTTCGTCTGCTTCGCCATTGTTGGGGTTTCTTTTCTGGCGGCGTCGTGGGTGATCTGGAGGAAGGAAGGAGCTTCGGAGAGATTCGAAGACAGCACAATGTACGAGAGCCTTCTGGTGAGCCGCCCTGACAGCCACGTGTTTGTCAGCGCCCTGCCGAGGGGCCACGTCAGCACCTCCCAGCTCTGGACTAGCTGCTGGAAAGGGCTCCACCCCGGCTGGCTCTTCGCCTTTCGATTCGTCTCGTTTCTGGCTTTGGCTGGGTTCTTGGCTTGGGATCTTGTCGAATGGGATGCTTCCATTTTCATTTACTACACCGA GTGGACATTTACACTGGTTATGATCTATTTTGCG CTGGGAACTCTAGTGTCTGGGTATGGTTGTTGGTTGTCCTTAAACAAGCCCCCCACTGAAAATGGGACAAGGTCAGAAGCATTGAGAAGGGATGTGGAAGAGAATAATGGAACTGTGAATACCCATAGGCGAAACGGAATTAAGAGTACCATCAAATTGCAAAGCCAGTATGCTCAGGAGGAGATTCAGAAACGAACAGGATATTGGGGATATCTTATGCAAATTGCATTCCAG ACTTGTGCAGGAGCTGTTGTCCTCACAGATGTCGTCTTTTGGTGTATCATCCTCCCATTTTTATCAAATGCTCACCTTGGCCTCAATACG TTGATGTGTTGCATGCATATGctgaatgcagcgttccttctTCTGGATACCATTCTCAACAGCCTT CCATTTCCATGGTTCCGGCTTTCATATTTTGTCCTCTGGAGCTGCATCTACATTGCCTTCCAGTGGGTCATTCATGCATTAGGTTTCCCATG GTGGCCGTATCCATTTCTTGAGCTCAATACGCCATGGGCTCCATTATG GTATTTTTGCGGGGCTGTGGCTCACATCCCTTGCTATGGGATTTTTGCAGTGATTATAAAAGCAAAGTATTCACTTCTGCCCAAATTGTTTCCCCACGCTTTTGTGAGGCCATACTAG